A genomic window from Anthocerotibacter panamensis C109 includes:
- a CDS encoding threonine synthase gives MPSHVSHLYCPRCALTYDHRQVQNLCSCGAPLLVDYDLKAIACGVTKAMVAHRPATMWRYREFLPVEEPENIVSLEEGLTPLYSVTQIGEPWGLPDLWLKDDGANPTGSFKARGASCGISRARELGVHTVALPTAGNAGGAWACYGARAGLRVHVAMPQDAPLSNQLECGMYGAELTLVDGLISDAGRLIAQGIQEHGWYDAATLKEPYRIEGKKTLGLEIAEQLGWKMPDAIIYPCGGGVGVIGIWLALQQLRTMGWVEGGLPRLIIAQAEGCAPLVKAFHEGKEVSEFWAGAETFSSGLRVPKALGDFLVLRAIRETGGTAIAIADAMAAQMMSLLARTTGIFAAPEGAATLAAARLLAQQGFLQPQDRVVVINTGTALKYPEAIQEALRQR, from the coding sequence ATGCCTTCTCACGTCTCCCACCTGTATTGCCCCCGCTGCGCCCTGACCTACGATCATCGTCAGGTCCAAAATCTATGCTCCTGCGGCGCACCGCTCTTGGTGGACTATGACTTGAAAGCCATCGCCTGCGGTGTCACCAAAGCCATGGTCGCTCATCGCCCCGCCACGATGTGGCGCTATCGGGAGTTTCTGCCGGTGGAGGAGCCCGAAAATATCGTGAGTCTCGAAGAAGGCTTGACCCCCCTCTACTCCGTGACACAAATCGGGGAGCCTTGGGGATTGCCGGACCTGTGGCTCAAGGATGATGGGGCGAACCCTACGGGCAGTTTCAAGGCACGCGGAGCCAGTTGCGGGATCTCGCGGGCGCGGGAGTTGGGGGTGCACACGGTTGCACTACCCACTGCGGGCAATGCTGGAGGAGCCTGGGCTTGTTATGGAGCACGGGCGGGTCTGCGTGTGCACGTAGCCATGCCCCAAGACGCGCCTTTGAGCAATCAGTTGGAGTGTGGGATGTACGGGGCTGAACTCACCCTGGTCGATGGCCTTATCTCCGATGCGGGTCGCTTGATCGCTCAAGGGATTCAGGAGCACGGCTGGTACGACGCTGCCACCCTCAAAGAGCCCTACCGCATTGAAGGCAAAAAGACCTTGGGGCTAGAGATCGCCGAGCAGTTGGGCTGGAAAATGCCTGACGCCATTATCTATCCCTGCGGCGGTGGAGTGGGGGTCATCGGGATCTGGCTTGCCCTCCAGCAGTTGCGGACTATGGGTTGGGTCGAGGGCGGTCTGCCCCGCTTGATCATCGCTCAGGCTGAAGGCTGCGCTCCTTTAGTCAAAGCCTTTCACGAAGGCAAGGAGGTCTCGGAATTCTGGGCAGGAGCTGAGACGTTTTCTTCGGGGCTCAGGGTACCCAAAGCCCTAGGAGATTTTTTAGTTCTCAGGGCTATCCGTGAGACCGGGGGGACCGCTATCGCCATAGCTGATGCGATGGCGGCTCAGATGATGTCGCTTTTGGCCCGGACCACCGGCATCTTCGCAGCCCCTGAAGGCGCAGCCACGCTAGCGGCAGCCCGACTTTTAGCGCAACAGGGCTTCCTCCAACCCCAAGACCGGGTGGTAGTGATTAATACGGGCACCGCCCTAAAATATCCCGAGGCCATACAAGAAGCCCTGCGACAACGATAA
- a CDS encoding TMEM175 family protein, translating to MPGAPDTLKSEGLSTSRIEAFSDGVFSIVITLLILEMKLPALSYAQAEVTLLPQLLALGPKLLSYVISFLVIGTYWVAHHNAFQYAERGNRILMWLNMIFLMCLSSIPFPTALLGDYAPLPVAVATYGLTMLVTAIIFNAMWWYIAYGSGLMRSTVNAQTVGMLDVGGIFG from the coding sequence ATGCCCGGGGCTCCCGATACGCTCAAGAGCGAGGGGCTGAGCACAAGCCGAATCGAGGCATTCAGCGATGGTGTCTTCTCGATTGTGATTACCTTGCTCATCCTCGAAATGAAACTTCCCGCCCTTTCCTATGCCCAGGCCGAGGTGACCCTTTTGCCCCAGTTGCTAGCCCTCGGCCCAAAGCTCCTCAGCTATGTGATCAGTTTCTTGGTCATCGGCACGTACTGGGTAGCCCATCACAATGCATTTCAGTACGCTGAGCGCGGGAACCGCATCCTGATGTGGCTCAACATGATTTTTCTCATGTGCCTGAGCTCCATCCCCTTTCCCACTGCTTTGCTCGGGGACTATGCTCCCCTTCCGGTTGCTGTAGCCACCTACGGGCTGACGATGCTGGTCACAGCCATCATCTTCAACGCCATGTGGTGGTACATCGCCTACGGCTCCGGTCTGATGCGCTCTACGGTCAATGCCCAGACCGTAGGTATGCTTGATGTAGGAGGCATCTTCGGTTGA
- a CDS encoding type 1 glutamine amidotransferase domain-containing protein: protein MSKTLNVTKTPGKKVLMVVSNPSVSTTVGGPVGFWASELIHAWYAFVEAGYEATIASPKGGKVAFDSFSDPRDASGYSAEDILSMGFIHTPRLMALLENTPSIDCYTPAHFDAIVVAGGQGPMFTFLNEHGLHTLLAGFYEAGKVTAALCHGVCALLYVKLSDGSHLIAGKTMTGFANVEEDFADSYVGQPVMPFRIEDEAKKLGANFITGGLFKEFAVRDGRLVTGQQQYSGAATAHLVIEALGV from the coding sequence ATGAGTAAGACCTTAAACGTGACGAAGACACCGGGTAAAAAGGTGTTGATGGTTGTTTCCAACCCATCCGTTTCGACGACGGTGGGTGGCCCGGTAGGCTTCTGGGCCTCAGAGTTGATCCACGCCTGGTACGCCTTTGTTGAGGCAGGCTACGAAGCGACTATCGCGAGCCCTAAAGGTGGCAAAGTCGCATTCGACAGCTTCAGTGATCCGCGGGATGCGAGTGGCTACTCTGCTGAGGACATCCTGAGCATGGGCTTCATCCATACCCCACGCCTGATGGCGCTGCTGGAGAACACTCCGAGCATCGACTGTTACACCCCCGCCCACTTCGACGCGATCGTGGTGGCGGGCGGTCAGGGGCCGATGTTCACTTTCCTAAACGAACATGGACTGCATACCCTACTGGCGGGATTCTACGAGGCGGGCAAGGTGACAGCAGCACTCTGCCATGGGGTCTGCGCCCTACTATACGTAAAACTCTCAGACGGTTCACACCTGATCGCGGGCAAGACGATGACCGGGTTTGCCAACGTCGAGGAGGACTTTGCCGATAGCTACGTCGGGCAGCCGGTGATGCCCTTCCGCATTGAGGATGAGGCGAAGAAACTGGGAGCTAACTTCATTACCGGTGGCCTGTTCAAAGAATTTGCCGTGCGGGATGGTCGCTTGGTGACCGGCCAGCAGCAGTATTCTGGTGCTGCCACTGCGCATCTTGTGATCGAAGCCTTGGGGGTCTAA
- a CDS encoding pentapeptide repeat-containing protein translates to MGYNLGQLIYTSFPKSGFKVLASSRVPVPVQDAFVAEVAHTHWDAYNPPDLGYRAVYVYQVSPQDSLFGWVYNDGPDDLGRSHVPYFLCYYLAGSLLPHKLQEIFTCLDRGPGTLINRQEPPAVLEEEFSLDPDHYTPVRPGVTIPPVVQQQSRVSLARGELLHVFVPLTQPELLAPSLRRLHWSGLEDVRLSLEGGSPAQERIFALSYALNWGERGLDLVITALAQDPDWQVRYTAWNLLRAMTLPRALQAARGHTPWRPVGGGQGFLAAYERGVRDFTLAALAEAQLDYAQLRGVDLSRANLRGSNLRQAMLAGANLRRADLMGADLRGVDLTGANLIGVDLTGANLTAARLNGASLNWAKLQDTCLRQADLTQANLSGANAEGADLSHANLTQARLGLTNLGAANLQEANLQRANLVGADLGVANLDHALFVQAKLSKVNLLGASLVGTNLGGADLSGVDLALLNLSRVLWEAPRPPPAPPSASWWQKPWR, encoded by the coding sequence ATGGGGTATAACCTGGGTCAGCTCATCTACACCAGTTTTCCTAAGTCCGGGTTTAAAGTCTTGGCGAGCTCTCGTGTGCCGGTGCCGGTTCAGGATGCCTTTGTGGCTGAAGTGGCGCATACCCATTGGGATGCCTACAATCCGCCCGACTTGGGCTATCGGGCTGTCTATGTCTATCAGGTGAGCCCCCAGGACAGTCTTTTTGGCTGGGTCTACAATGACGGGCCGGACGATTTGGGCCGCAGCCATGTCCCCTATTTCCTTTGTTATTATCTGGCGGGGTCTCTGCTGCCACATAAGCTCCAGGAGATCTTCACCTGTCTGGACCGGGGGCCGGGGACCCTCATCAACCGCCAGGAGCCGCCAGCCGTTTTGGAGGAGGAGTTTTCTCTAGACCCGGATCACTATACGCCAGTGCGCCCCGGAGTGACGATCCCCCCAGTCGTACAACAGCAGAGCCGGGTGTCGCTGGCACGGGGCGAATTACTGCATGTCTTCGTGCCTTTGACCCAGCCGGAACTCCTGGCCCCCTCATTGCGCCGGTTGCATTGGAGCGGACTGGAGGACGTCCGCCTGAGCCTGGAGGGTGGGTCTCCGGCTCAGGAGCGTATTTTCGCGCTCTCCTACGCCCTGAACTGGGGGGAGCGGGGTCTGGATCTGGTCATCACTGCGCTCGCTCAGGACCCGGACTGGCAGGTGCGCTACACAGCCTGGAACCTGTTGCGCGCCATGACGCTCCCTCGAGCACTCCAGGCGGCGCGCGGACATACGCCCTGGCGTCCGGTAGGCGGTGGGCAGGGCTTCCTGGCGGCCTATGAACGGGGGGTGCGGGATTTTACCCTGGCGGCTCTGGCAGAAGCTCAACTCGACTATGCCCAACTCAGGGGCGTGGACCTCAGCCGCGCGAATCTGCGGGGCAGTAATCTGCGACAGGCGATGCTAGCAGGAGCCAACCTGCGCCGTGCCGACCTCATGGGAGCAGATCTGCGTGGGGTTGACCTCACGGGGGCCAACCTGATTGGGGTAGACCTGACCGGGGCCAACCTCACGGCGGCTCGTCTAAACGGCGCGAGTCTGAACTGGGCCAAACTGCAAGATACCTGCTTACGTCAAGCCGATCTGACGCAGGCCAATTTAAGTGGTGCCAATGCCGAGGGGGCCGATCTGAGCCACGCTAACCTCACCCAAGCTCGCTTGGGCCTCACCAACCTGGGCGCAGCCAACCTCCAGGAAGCCAACCTCCAGAGAGCCAATCTTGTGGGGGCCGATCTCGGCGTGGCTAATCTGGATCACGCCCTGTTCGTCCAGGCCAAACTCAGCAAAGTCAATCTCCTGGGAGCCAGTCTTGTGGGCACTAATCTGGGTGGTGCGGACCTGAGCGGTGTAGACTTGGCGCTGTTAAATCTCAGTCGCGTCCTCTGGGAAGCCCCCCGCCCCCCGCCTGCCCCACCGTCTGCGTCCTGGTGGCAGAAGCCCTGGCGTTGA
- a CDS encoding putative 2-dehydropantoate 2-reductase has protein sequence MGQRSYAILGTGAVGGFYGACLQRAGLPVHFLLRSDYAHVREHGLVIDSVAGDFHLPEVKAYSKVTAMPPCDVVIIGLKTTQNSLLASLLPPLLNEDSLVLVLQNGLGNEAEVAQIVPADRVLGGLCFICANKVGPGHIRHLGYGTVTLGQRAPGQIAAGISSSMTAIAADFRQAGLCVNLAEDLPLARWHKLVWNIPFNGLSVVLDASTRDLMAASRTLVEALMQEVVLAAGACGRTISDNFLEQMLEHTARMEPYSTSMKLDAAAGRPLELEAIFGVPLRIARQAGIELPRIAMLYDQLRFLEAQHNHTAP, from the coding sequence ATGGGTCAACGCAGCTATGCCATCCTAGGCACCGGAGCAGTAGGCGGATTTTATGGGGCATGTCTGCAACGAGCCGGGCTGCCGGTACATTTTTTGCTGCGTAGCGACTACGCCCACGTCCGGGAACATGGGCTGGTCATCGATTCGGTTGCGGGGGATTTTCACCTGCCTGAGGTCAAAGCTTACTCCAAAGTAACCGCGATGCCTCCTTGTGATGTGGTGATTATCGGGCTCAAGACAACTCAAAATTCCTTGCTTGCGAGCTTACTGCCGCCCTTACTGAACGAGGACAGCCTGGTTCTGGTCTTGCAAAACGGCCTGGGTAACGAGGCTGAAGTGGCCCAAATCGTTCCTGCTGACCGGGTTCTGGGCGGGTTGTGCTTCATCTGTGCCAATAAAGTCGGACCGGGCCACATCCGTCATTTGGGCTACGGAACGGTTACTCTGGGCCAACGTGCTCCAGGACAAATCGCAGCGGGCATCAGTTCTTCCATGACGGCTATCGCTGCTGACTTTAGGCAAGCGGGTCTCTGCGTAAACCTTGCTGAAGACCTGCCCCTCGCTCGCTGGCATAAATTAGTCTGGAACATTCCCTTCAACGGGCTTTCGGTGGTCTTGGATGCCAGTACCCGCGACCTGATGGCGGCTAGCCGCACCTTGGTCGAAGCCCTGATGCAAGAAGTAGTTTTAGCTGCCGGTGCCTGCGGTCGGACGATTTCCGACAACTTTTTGGAGCAAATGCTGGAACACACCGCCCGGATGGAGCCCTACAGCACCAGCATGAAACTGGACGCTGCTGCGGGACGCCCATTAGAGTTGGAGGCTATCTTTGGTGTGCCTTTACGGATAGCCCGACAGGCAGGGATAGAACTACCCCGCATTGCCATGCTCTACGACCAATTGAGATTTTTGGAGGCCCAGCACAACCACACGGCTCCCTAA
- a CDS encoding tetratricopeptide repeat protein: MERTKVFYSLGWLVVLLGAGPAAAQRTTFDLFGSNQLTEPPSVVLDRSDRNSLDAQAYNQGVTSALAGNYGEALSLFNRSLSLNPRNLRASFNRALVHNKLGNYKQAINDYTTYINRKDDQVLAYFGRAGAYLQLKDYAKAIADYTTALSFKRDYFDCYAARGIAHYQAGNKEEALKDWNNYLSIRAESAAVYVNRAIVRNDLGDSSSAVADLEQAIKLYTSQGKPNLALQTTKTLEQLKASLPPPAPAAVVQADASNEAPAEPQNATEYYNQGVEAFGNQDWREALGHFNRALRADPKYILAYLNRGVTYVYLGERKQALADFNRAIQLNPKIVNAYVNRGNVRQDERDYRGAIEDYNEALRINNKIPQAYSNRGNARLALEDRQGAMADYNQALSLRPDYADAYFNRGITRSELGDAMGAVLDLQQASYLYKARKDDTNVQRVLIVLRSLQGLSS, from the coding sequence ATGGAGCGTACAAAGGTTTTCTATAGTTTGGGCTGGCTGGTAGTGCTATTGGGGGCAGGTCCGGCTGCGGCGCAGCGCACTACTTTTGACCTCTTCGGGTCCAATCAGCTCACCGAGCCCCCCAGCGTCGTCCTCGATCGGTCCGACCGCAATTCCCTGGATGCTCAGGCGTACAATCAGGGTGTCACCAGTGCCTTGGCTGGCAATTATGGCGAAGCTTTAAGTCTGTTTAACCGCAGTCTGAGTCTGAATCCCCGCAACCTCAGAGCCTCTTTCAATCGCGCGCTCGTCCATAACAAACTGGGTAACTACAAACAAGCCATCAACGACTACACTACCTACATCAACCGTAAAGATGACCAGGTTCTGGCCTACTTCGGTAGAGCTGGAGCCTATCTTCAACTCAAGGACTACGCCAAAGCTATCGCTGACTACACCACCGCACTCAGCTTCAAACGCGATTACTTCGACTGCTATGCCGCTCGGGGGATCGCCCATTATCAGGCCGGAAACAAAGAAGAAGCCCTCAAAGACTGGAACAACTACTTGAGCATTCGGGCGGAATCTGCTGCTGTTTATGTCAATCGAGCCATCGTCCGCAACGATCTAGGCGACAGCAGTAGCGCCGTGGCAGACCTGGAACAGGCCATCAAACTCTACACCAGTCAGGGCAAGCCCAACCTCGCCCTCCAGACCACCAAAACCCTGGAACAACTTAAGGCTTCGCTGCCCCCGCCTGCCCCCGCAGCAGTAGTCCAGGCAGATGCTAGCAACGAAGCTCCGGCAGAGCCCCAAAATGCTACTGAGTACTACAATCAGGGCGTTGAGGCGTTTGGCAACCAGGATTGGCGGGAGGCATTGGGACACTTCAACCGGGCGCTCCGGGCGGACCCCAAGTACATCCTGGCCTACCTCAATCGGGGCGTGACCTATGTCTACCTCGGCGAGCGCAAACAAGCTTTGGCTGACTTCAATAGAGCCATCCAGCTCAACCCCAAAATCGTCAATGCCTATGTCAACCGGGGCAACGTGCGGCAGGATGAGCGCGACTACCGGGGGGCCATCGAAGACTACAATGAGGCCCTACGCATCAACAACAAAATTCCTCAAGCCTATAGCAATCGCGGCAATGCCCGCCTTGCCCTCGAAGACCGCCAAGGAGCGATGGCTGACTACAATCAGGCTCTCAGCCTCCGCCCCGACTATGCCGACGCCTATTTCAACCGGGGCATCACCCGCTCTGAGCTGGGTGATGCCATGGGTGCGGTGCTGGATCTGCAACAGGCTTCATACCTCTATAAAGCCCGCAAAGACGACACCAATGTACAGCGGGTGCTCATTGTCCTACGTTCGCTTCAGGGTCTCAGTTCCTAA
- a CDS encoding RNA-guided endonuclease InsQ/TnpB family protein, with translation MRIAYQYRLRLTTAQQTTVDAWLELCRRQYNYRLAERFNWWQQNRCDVNACPLICYLPELKDKPDFYSQKRDLVNSKVLFPEYKELPSHTLQDVIARAEKAFDRWLSGDSHGKRSGKPRFKGQGRFRSIGFPDLAKAEHSHGRFIQLPKIGKVKLILHRPLPDGFKVKTAAIVKKVDGYYLTLSLQDSSVPILTPDIPGIENTIGIDMGLITDTGEEVSIPQPYRQAEKRLKQVQRSLSRKQKGLKRRKKALKRVAQLHLKVANQRKDFHYKIAKSLLNKGKHIGHEALNIKGIARTRMAKATHDAGWGQFLKILSIKAERAGLMAIAVNPNGTTQDCSACGQKVPKTIQDRWPSCPHCGCELDRDHNAAINIRNRAVGHPVLKAQEMPDGMPGVTEKPAQPSDPRRLYAMPAF, from the coding sequence ATGAGAATTGCTTATCAATACCGCTTACGCTTAACGACTGCGCAACAAACCACCGTCGATGCATGGTTGGAACTTTGTCGCCGTCAGTATAACTATCGACTGGCAGAGCGGTTCAATTGGTGGCAACAAAATCGCTGTGATGTCAATGCCTGTCCGCTAATCTGCTATCTGCCGGAGTTGAAAGATAAACCGGACTTCTATTCCCAGAAGCGGGACTTGGTCAATAGTAAGGTGCTGTTTCCTGAATACAAGGAGCTACCTTCCCATACGCTCCAAGATGTCATCGCACGAGCGGAAAAAGCATTTGACCGCTGGCTTAGTGGAGATAGTCATGGCAAGCGCAGCGGAAAGCCTAGATTTAAGGGGCAAGGACGATTTCGCTCAATTGGGTTTCCAGACCTGGCCAAGGCTGAACATAGCCACGGTCGGTTTATCCAGCTTCCTAAGATTGGCAAAGTCAAGCTGATTTTGCATCGTCCTTTGCCTGATGGATTCAAAGTAAAGACGGCGGCCATCGTCAAGAAGGTAGACGGCTATTACCTCACACTGTCGCTTCAAGATTCATCCGTTCCCATCCTCACCCCTGACATTCCAGGCATAGAGAACACCATCGGGATTGATATGGGGTTGATCACAGATACAGGGGAAGAGGTGTCAATCCCTCAACCCTATCGCCAAGCCGAGAAGCGCCTAAAACAAGTGCAGCGTTCCCTCTCTCGTAAACAGAAAGGGTTAAAGCGTCGCAAAAAAGCGCTCAAGCGTGTTGCTCAATTGCACCTCAAGGTTGCCAATCAGCGTAAAGACTTTCACTACAAGATAGCGAAATCGCTGCTCAACAAAGGAAAGCACATTGGGCATGAAGCGCTCAACATTAAGGGCATTGCCAGAACTCGAATGGCAAAGGCAACTCATGATGCTGGATGGGGTCAATTCCTGAAAATTCTGTCAATCAAGGCTGAAAGAGCCGGACTGATGGCAATTGCAGTGAACCCGAACGGGACAACTCAAGACTGCTCAGCTTGTGGGCAGAAAGTTCCTAAGACGATCCAAGATAGATGGCCTTCTTGCCCTCATTGCGGATGTGAACTAGACCGCGACCATAATGCGGCTATCAATATCAGGAATAGGGCGGTGGGTCATCCCGTCCTTAAAGCTCAGGAAATGCCCGATGGGATGCCAGGGGTCACTGAGAAGCCCGCACAGCCTTCTGACCCCAGAAGGCTGTATGCTATGCCCGCCTTCTAG